The following are from one region of the Salminus brasiliensis chromosome 14, fSalBra1.hap2, whole genome shotgun sequence genome:
- the LOC140577341 gene encoding Fc receptor-like protein 5 isoform X6, with amino-acid sequence MVLKPSKEENTTARQPTLLLKQRPDFNVIYTGEQVTLTCDVQEQSSDWKYYWYKIPNKSQQLNSDTSMSSYIINAAELSHNGTYVCQVKRGDNNDEYEGNHDLTIKKPPQPNIILISGWKNVFSGENVALKCESPDKSTGWEYAWFQNTADAGKENTLSISSIKKENEGPYTCQTELQGRPLTRVKSTGFSFTVYAGQPTLLLKQRPDFNVIYTGEQVTLTCEVQEQSSDWKYYWYKIPNKSQQLNSDTSTPSYIINAAKLSHNGTYVCQVKRGDNNNKYEINHDLTIKRPPQPNIILISGWKNVFSDENVVLKCESPDKSTGWKYVWFQNTADAGKENTLSISSIKKENEGPYTCQTELQGRPLTRVKSTEFVLTVYAGQPTLLLKQRPDFNVIYTGEQVTLTCEVQEQSSDWKYYWYKIPNKSQQLNSDTSTPSYIINAAKLSHNGTYVCQVKRGDNNNKYEINHDLTIKRPPQPNIILISGWKNVFSGENVVLKCESPDKSTGWKYVWFQNTADAGKENTLSISSIKKENEGPYTCQTELQGRPLTRVKSTEFVLTVYAGQPTLLLKQRPDFNVIYTGEQVTLTCEVQEQSSDWKYYWYKIPNKSQPLNSDTSTPSYIINAAKPSHNGTYVCQVKRGDNNNKYEINHDLTIKRPPQPNIILISGWKNVFSGENVVLKCESPDKSTGWKYVWFQNTADAGKENTLSISSIKKENEGPYTCQTELQGRPLTRVKSTEFVLTVYAGQPTLLLKQRPDFNVIYTGEQVTLTCEVQEQSSDWKYYWYKIPNKSQQLNSDTSTPSYIINTAELSHNGTYVCQVKRGDNNNKYEINHDLTIKRPPQPNIILISGWKNVFSGENVALKCESPDKSTGWEYAWFQNTADAGKENTLSISSIKKENEGPYTCQTELQGRPLTRVKSTEFVLTVYARPLAVLTLQTSWSDIMSVDSLTLKCEVQNDTFGSWNYSWYKDGVFEETVPVDTYNVKATEETFKSEYKCRGNRTERPLYSSFSEGFKANNIVLKRKVLLAFSGCIVCSIVLLIIGCIVLRFTRKKEMKEPVKQDLFFSMTELKRETSSPLHEYLKENGPPLDKEEHNESIVLLNDAVTAVSDQMKDVIPYKENGGFTSFKVEKSALKEKDGLQSKAVAQPLPEEDDLIS; translated from the exons ATGGTGTTAAAGCCATCTAAAGAAGAGAATACTACTG CAAGACAACCTACTTTACTACTTAAACAAAGACCCGATTTCAATGTGATCTATACTGGAGAACAGGTTACCCTCACCTGTGATGTTCAGGAACAGTCTTCTGATTGGAAATATTACTGGTACAAGATCCCAAATAAATCACAACAGTTAAACAGTGacaccagcatgtccagctacATTATTAACGCTGCCGAACTCTCACACAATGGCACATATGTGTGTCAAGTGAAAAGAGGAGACAACAACGACGAATATGAAGGAAATCATGATTTAACCATAAAAA aACCCCCTCAACCAAATATAATTTTGATTTCTGGATGGAAAAATGTCTTTTCTGGTGAAAATGtggctctgaaatgtgaaagtCCAGACAAATCTACAGGCTGGGAATATGCATGGTTCCAAAATACAGCTGATGCAGGAAAAGAAAATACTCTTTCCATCTCCtccattaaaaaagaaaatgagggACCTTACACCTGTCAAACAGAGCTTCAAGGCAGACCATTGACCAGAGTAAAAAGCACAGGATTTTCATTTACTGTTTATG CAGGACAACCTACTTTACTACTTAAACAAAGACCCGATTTCAATGTGATCTATACTGGAGAACAGGTTACCCTCACCTGTGAAGTTCAGGAACAGTCTTCTGATTGGAAATATTACTGGTACAAGATCCCAAATAAATCACAACAGTTGAACAGTGACACCAGCACGCCCAGCTACATTATTAACGCTGCCAAACTCTCACACAATGGCACATATGTGTGTCAAGTGAAAAGAGGAGACAATAACaacaaatatgaaataaatcatGATTTAACCATAAAAA GACCCCCTCAACCAAATATAATTCTGATTTCTGGATGGAAAAATGTCTTTTCTGATGAAAATGTGGTTCTGAAATGTGAAAGTCCAGACAAATCTACAGGCTGGAAATATGTATGGTTCCAAAATACAGCTGATGCAGGAAAAGAAAATACTCTTTCCATCTCCtccattaaaaaagaaaatgagggACCTTACACCTGTCAAACAGAGCTTCAAGGCAGACCATTGACCAGAGTAAAAAGCACAGAATTTGTATTGACTGTTTATG CAGGACAACCTACTTTACTACTTAAACAAAGACCCGATTTCAATGTGATCTATACTGGAGAACAGGTTACCCTCACCTGTGAAGTTCAGGAACAGTCTTCTGATTGGAAATATTACTGGTACAAGATCCCAAATAAATCACAACAGTTGAACAGTGACACCAGCACGCCCAGCTACATTATTAACGCTGCCAAACTCTCACACAATGGCACATATGTGTGTCAAGTGAAAAGAGGAGACAATAACaacaaatatgaaataaatcatGATTTAACCATAAAAA GACCCCCTCAACCAAATATAATTCTGATTTCTGGATGGAAAAATGTCTTTTCTGGTGAAAATGTGGTTCTGAAATGTGAAAGTCCAGACAAATCTACAGGCTGGAAATATGTATGGTTCCAAAATACAGCTGATGCAGGAAAAGAAAATACTCTTTCCATCTCCtccattaaaaaagaaaatgagggACCTTACACCTGTCAAACAGAGCTTCAAGGCAGACCATTGACCAGAGTAAAAAGCACAGAATTTGTATTGACTGTTTATG CAGGACAACCTACTTTACTACTTAAACAAAGACCCGATTTCAATGTGATCTATACTGGAGAACAGGTTACCCTCACCTGTGAAGTTCAGGAACAGTCTTCTGATTGGAAATATTACTGGTACAAGATCCCAAATAAATCACAACCGTTGAACAGTGACACCAGCACGCCCAGCTACATTATTAACGCTGCCAAACCCTCACACAATGGCACATATGTGTGTCAAGTGAAAAGAGGAGACAATAACaacaaatatgaaataaatcatGATTTAACCATAAAAA GACCCCCTCAACCAAATATAATTCTGATTTCTGGATGGAAAAATGTCTTTTCTGGTGAAAATGTGGTTCTGAAATGTGAAAGTCCAGACAAATCTACAGGCTGGAAATATGTATGGTTCCAAAATACAGCTGATGCAGGAAAAGAAAATACTCTTTCCATCTCCtccattaaaaaagaaaatgagggACCTTACACCTGTCAAACAGAGCTTCAAGGCAGACCATTGACCAGAGTAAAAAGCACAGAATTTGTATTGACTGTTTATG CAGGACAACCTACTTTACTACTTAAACAAAGACCCGATTTCAATGTGATCTATACTGGAGAACAGGTTACCCTCACCTGTGAAGTTCAGGAACAGTCTTCTGATTGGAAATATTACTGGTACAAGATCCCAAATAAATCACAACAGTTGAACAGTGACACCAGCACGCCCAGCTACATTATTAACACTGCCGAACTCTCACACAATGGCACATATGTGTGTCAAGTGAAAAGAGGAGACAATAACaacaaatatgaaataaatcatGATTTAACCATAAAAA gACCCCCTCAACCAAATATAATTCTGATTTCTGGATGGAAAAATGTCTTTTCTGGTGAAAATGtggctctgaaatgtgaaagtCCAGACAAATCTACAGGCTGGGAATATGCATGGTTCCAAAATACAGCTGATGCAGGAAAAGAAAATACTCTTTCCATCTCCtccattaaaaaagaaaatgagggACCTTACACCTGTCAAACAGAGCTTCAAGGCAGACCATTGACCAGAGTTAAAAGCACAGAATTTGTATTGACTGTTTATG CCCGTCCACTAGCTGTGCTTACTCTGCAGACTAGCTGGTCTGATATCATGTCTGTGGACAGTCTGACTCTGAAATGTGAGGTTCAAAATGATACATTTGGATCATGGAACTACTCCTGGTACAAGGAtggtgtgtttgaagagacTGTACCTGTGGACACATACAACGTAAAAGCCACGGAAGAGACCTTCAAGAGTGAATACAAATGCAGGGGCAACCGGACAGAGCGGCCACTTTACTCTTCCTTTAGTGAGGGTTTCAAAGCTAATAACATTG TCTTAAAACGAAAGGTCCTGCTCGCCTTTTCTGGATGTATTGTCTGCAGTATTGTCTTGCTGATCATTGGGTGTATAGTTTTGAGATTCACTCGCAAAAAAG AAATGAAAGAGCCAGTGAAGCAGGACTTGTTTTTTTCAATGACAGAATTAAAGAGAG aaaCTAGCTCACCCTTACATGAATATCTGAAAGAAAACGGACCTCCACTTGATAAGGAAG AACATAATGAGAGTATAGTGCTACTCAATGATGCAGTGACTGCAGTTTCGGATCAGATGAAAG
- the LOC140577341 gene encoding Fc receptor-like protein 5 isoform X2: MGLVKFILITAVTSMVLKPSKEENTTARQPTLLLKQRPDFNVIYTGEQVTLTCDVQEQSSDWKYYWYKIPNKSQQLNSDTSMSSYIINAAELSHNGTYVCQVKRGDNNDEYEGNHDLTIKKPPQPNIILISGWKNVFSGENVALKCESPDKSTGWEYAWFQNTADAGKENTLSISSIKKENEGPYTCQTELQGRPLTRVKSTGFSFTVYAGQPTLLLKQRPDFNVIYTGEQVTLTCEVQEQSSDWKYYWYKIPNKSQQLNSDTSTPSYIINAAKLSHNGTYVCQVKRGDNNNKYEINHDLTIKRPPQPNIILISGWKNVFSDENVVLKCESPDKSTGWKYVWFQNTADAGKENTLSISSIKKENEGPYTCQTELQGRPLTRVKSTEFVLTVYAGQPTLLLKQRPDFNVIYTGEQVTLTCEVQEQSSDWKYYWYKIPNKSQQLNSDTSTPSYIINAAKLSHNGTYVCQVKRGDNNNKYEINHDLTIKRPPQPNIILISGWKNVFSGENVVLKCESPDKSTGWKYVWFQNTADAGKENTLSISSIKKENEGPYTCQTELQGRPLTRVKSTEFVLTVYAGQPTLLLKQRPDFNVIYTGEQVTLTCEVQEQSSDWKYYWYKIPNKSQPLNSDTSTPSYIINAAKPSHNGTYVCQVKRGDNNNKYEINHDLTIKRPPQPNIILISGWKNVFSGENVVLKCESPDKSTGWKYVWFQNTADAGKENTLSISSIKKENEGPYTCQTELQGRPLTRVKSTEFVLTVYAGQPTLLLKQRPDFNVIYTGEQVTLTCEVQEQSSDWKYYWYKIPNKSQQLNSDTSTPSYIINTAELSHNGTYVCQVKRGDNNNKYEINHDLTIKRPPQPNIILISGWKNVFSGENVALKCESPDKSTGWEYAWFQNTADAGKENTLSISSIKKENEGPYTCQTELQGRPLTRVKSTEFVLTVYARPLAVLTLQTSWSDIMSVDSLTLKCEVQNDTFGSWNYSWYKDGVFEETVPVDTYNVKATEETFKSEYKCRGNRTERPLYSSFSEGFKANNIVLKRKVLLAFSGCIVCSIVLLIIGCIVLRFTRKKEMKEPVKQDLFFSMTELKRETSSPLHEYLKENGPPLDKEEHNESIVLLNDAVTAVSDQMKDVIPYKENGGFTSFKVEKSALKEKDGLQSKAVAQPLPEEDDLIS, from the exons ATGGGACTTGTGAAATTCATCCTTATAACAG CAGTGACCAGTATGGTGTTAAAGCCATCTAAAGAAGAGAATACTACTG CAAGACAACCTACTTTACTACTTAAACAAAGACCCGATTTCAATGTGATCTATACTGGAGAACAGGTTACCCTCACCTGTGATGTTCAGGAACAGTCTTCTGATTGGAAATATTACTGGTACAAGATCCCAAATAAATCACAACAGTTAAACAGTGacaccagcatgtccagctacATTATTAACGCTGCCGAACTCTCACACAATGGCACATATGTGTGTCAAGTGAAAAGAGGAGACAACAACGACGAATATGAAGGAAATCATGATTTAACCATAAAAA aACCCCCTCAACCAAATATAATTTTGATTTCTGGATGGAAAAATGTCTTTTCTGGTGAAAATGtggctctgaaatgtgaaagtCCAGACAAATCTACAGGCTGGGAATATGCATGGTTCCAAAATACAGCTGATGCAGGAAAAGAAAATACTCTTTCCATCTCCtccattaaaaaagaaaatgagggACCTTACACCTGTCAAACAGAGCTTCAAGGCAGACCATTGACCAGAGTAAAAAGCACAGGATTTTCATTTACTGTTTATG CAGGACAACCTACTTTACTACTTAAACAAAGACCCGATTTCAATGTGATCTATACTGGAGAACAGGTTACCCTCACCTGTGAAGTTCAGGAACAGTCTTCTGATTGGAAATATTACTGGTACAAGATCCCAAATAAATCACAACAGTTGAACAGTGACACCAGCACGCCCAGCTACATTATTAACGCTGCCAAACTCTCACACAATGGCACATATGTGTGTCAAGTGAAAAGAGGAGACAATAACaacaaatatgaaataaatcatGATTTAACCATAAAAA GACCCCCTCAACCAAATATAATTCTGATTTCTGGATGGAAAAATGTCTTTTCTGATGAAAATGTGGTTCTGAAATGTGAAAGTCCAGACAAATCTACAGGCTGGAAATATGTATGGTTCCAAAATACAGCTGATGCAGGAAAAGAAAATACTCTTTCCATCTCCtccattaaaaaagaaaatgagggACCTTACACCTGTCAAACAGAGCTTCAAGGCAGACCATTGACCAGAGTAAAAAGCACAGAATTTGTATTGACTGTTTATG CAGGACAACCTACTTTACTACTTAAACAAAGACCCGATTTCAATGTGATCTATACTGGAGAACAGGTTACCCTCACCTGTGAAGTTCAGGAACAGTCTTCTGATTGGAAATATTACTGGTACAAGATCCCAAATAAATCACAACAGTTGAACAGTGACACCAGCACGCCCAGCTACATTATTAACGCTGCCAAACTCTCACACAATGGCACATATGTGTGTCAAGTGAAAAGAGGAGACAATAACaacaaatatgaaataaatcatGATTTAACCATAAAAA GACCCCCTCAACCAAATATAATTCTGATTTCTGGATGGAAAAATGTCTTTTCTGGTGAAAATGTGGTTCTGAAATGTGAAAGTCCAGACAAATCTACAGGCTGGAAATATGTATGGTTCCAAAATACAGCTGATGCAGGAAAAGAAAATACTCTTTCCATCTCCtccattaaaaaagaaaatgagggACCTTACACCTGTCAAACAGAGCTTCAAGGCAGACCATTGACCAGAGTAAAAAGCACAGAATTTGTATTGACTGTTTATG CAGGACAACCTACTTTACTACTTAAACAAAGACCCGATTTCAATGTGATCTATACTGGAGAACAGGTTACCCTCACCTGTGAAGTTCAGGAACAGTCTTCTGATTGGAAATATTACTGGTACAAGATCCCAAATAAATCACAACCGTTGAACAGTGACACCAGCACGCCCAGCTACATTATTAACGCTGCCAAACCCTCACACAATGGCACATATGTGTGTCAAGTGAAAAGAGGAGACAATAACaacaaatatgaaataaatcatGATTTAACCATAAAAA GACCCCCTCAACCAAATATAATTCTGATTTCTGGATGGAAAAATGTCTTTTCTGGTGAAAATGTGGTTCTGAAATGTGAAAGTCCAGACAAATCTACAGGCTGGAAATATGTATGGTTCCAAAATACAGCTGATGCAGGAAAAGAAAATACTCTTTCCATCTCCtccattaaaaaagaaaatgagggACCTTACACCTGTCAAACAGAGCTTCAAGGCAGACCATTGACCAGAGTAAAAAGCACAGAATTTGTATTGACTGTTTATG CAGGACAACCTACTTTACTACTTAAACAAAGACCCGATTTCAATGTGATCTATACTGGAGAACAGGTTACCCTCACCTGTGAAGTTCAGGAACAGTCTTCTGATTGGAAATATTACTGGTACAAGATCCCAAATAAATCACAACAGTTGAACAGTGACACCAGCACGCCCAGCTACATTATTAACACTGCCGAACTCTCACACAATGGCACATATGTGTGTCAAGTGAAAAGAGGAGACAATAACaacaaatatgaaataaatcatGATTTAACCATAAAAA gACCCCCTCAACCAAATATAATTCTGATTTCTGGATGGAAAAATGTCTTTTCTGGTGAAAATGtggctctgaaatgtgaaagtCCAGACAAATCTACAGGCTGGGAATATGCATGGTTCCAAAATACAGCTGATGCAGGAAAAGAAAATACTCTTTCCATCTCCtccattaaaaaagaaaatgagggACCTTACACCTGTCAAACAGAGCTTCAAGGCAGACCATTGACCAGAGTTAAAAGCACAGAATTTGTATTGACTGTTTATG CCCGTCCACTAGCTGTGCTTACTCTGCAGACTAGCTGGTCTGATATCATGTCTGTGGACAGTCTGACTCTGAAATGTGAGGTTCAAAATGATACATTTGGATCATGGAACTACTCCTGGTACAAGGAtggtgtgtttgaagagacTGTACCTGTGGACACATACAACGTAAAAGCCACGGAAGAGACCTTCAAGAGTGAATACAAATGCAGGGGCAACCGGACAGAGCGGCCACTTTACTCTTCCTTTAGTGAGGGTTTCAAAGCTAATAACATTG TCTTAAAACGAAAGGTCCTGCTCGCCTTTTCTGGATGTATTGTCTGCAGTATTGTCTTGCTGATCATTGGGTGTATAGTTTTGAGATTCACTCGCAAAAAAG AAATGAAAGAGCCAGTGAAGCAGGACTTGTTTTTTTCAATGACAGAATTAAAGAGAG aaaCTAGCTCACCCTTACATGAATATCTGAAAGAAAACGGACCTCCACTTGATAAGGAAG AACATAATGAGAGTATAGTGCTACTCAATGATGCAGTGACTGCAGTTTCGGATCAGATGAAAG
- the LOC140577341 gene encoding Fc receptor-like protein 5 isoform X3, translating to MGLVKFILITAAVTSMVLKPSKEENTTARQPTLLLKQRPDFNVIYTGEQVTLTCDVQEQSSDWKYYWYKIPNKSQQLNSDTSMSSYIINAAELSHNGTYVCQVKRGDNNDEYEGNHDLTIKKPPQPNIILISGWKNVFSGENVALKCESPDKSTGWEYAWFQNTADAGKENTLSISSIKKENEGPYTCQTELQGRPLTRVKSTGFSFTVYAGQPTLLLKQRPDFNVIYTGEQVTLTCEVQEQSSDWKYYWYKIPNKSQQLNSDTSTPSYIINAAKLSHNGTYVCQVKRGDNNNKYEINHDLTIKRPPQPNIILISGWKNVFSDENVVLKCESPDKSTGWKYVWFQNTADAGKENTLSISSIKKENEGPYTCQTELQGRPLTRVKSTEFVLTVYGQPTLLLKQRPDFNVIYTGEQVTLTCEVQEQSSDWKYYWYKIPNKSQQLNSDTSTPSYIINAAKLSHNGTYVCQVKRGDNNNKYEINHDLTIKRPPQPNIILISGWKNVFSGENVVLKCESPDKSTGWKYVWFQNTADAGKENTLSISSIKKENEGPYTCQTELQGRPLTRVKSTEFVLTVYAGQPTLLLKQRPDFNVIYTGEQVTLTCEVQEQSSDWKYYWYKIPNKSQPLNSDTSTPSYIINAAKPSHNGTYVCQVKRGDNNNKYEINHDLTIKRPPQPNIILISGWKNVFSGENVVLKCESPDKSTGWKYVWFQNTADAGKENTLSISSIKKENEGPYTCQTELQGRPLTRVKSTEFVLTVYAGQPTLLLKQRPDFNVIYTGEQVTLTCEVQEQSSDWKYYWYKIPNKSQQLNSDTSTPSYIINTAELSHNGTYVCQVKRGDNNNKYEINHDLTIKRPPQPNIILISGWKNVFSGENVALKCESPDKSTGWEYAWFQNTADAGKENTLSISSIKKENEGPYTCQTELQGRPLTRVKSTEFVLTVYARPLAVLTLQTSWSDIMSVDSLTLKCEVQNDTFGSWNYSWYKDGVFEETVPVDTYNVKATEETFKSEYKCRGNRTERPLYSSFSEGFKANNIVLKRKVLLAFSGCIVCSIVLLIIGCIVLRFTRKKEMKEPVKQDLFFSMTELKRETSSPLHEYLKENGPPLDKEEHNESIVLLNDAVTAVSDQMKDVIPYKENGGFTSFKVEKSALKEKDGLQSKAVAQPLPEEDDLIS from the exons ATGGGACTTGTGAAATTCATCCTTATAACAG CAGCAGTGACCAGTATGGTGTTAAAGCCATCTAAAGAAGAGAATACTACTG CAAGACAACCTACTTTACTACTTAAACAAAGACCCGATTTCAATGTGATCTATACTGGAGAACAGGTTACCCTCACCTGTGATGTTCAGGAACAGTCTTCTGATTGGAAATATTACTGGTACAAGATCCCAAATAAATCACAACAGTTAAACAGTGacaccagcatgtccagctacATTATTAACGCTGCCGAACTCTCACACAATGGCACATATGTGTGTCAAGTGAAAAGAGGAGACAACAACGACGAATATGAAGGAAATCATGATTTAACCATAAAAA aACCCCCTCAACCAAATATAATTTTGATTTCTGGATGGAAAAATGTCTTTTCTGGTGAAAATGtggctctgaaatgtgaaagtCCAGACAAATCTACAGGCTGGGAATATGCATGGTTCCAAAATACAGCTGATGCAGGAAAAGAAAATACTCTTTCCATCTCCtccattaaaaaagaaaatgagggACCTTACACCTGTCAAACAGAGCTTCAAGGCAGACCATTGACCAGAGTAAAAAGCACAGGATTTTCATTTACTGTTTATG CAGGACAACCTACTTTACTACTTAAACAAAGACCCGATTTCAATGTGATCTATACTGGAGAACAGGTTACCCTCACCTGTGAAGTTCAGGAACAGTCTTCTGATTGGAAATATTACTGGTACAAGATCCCAAATAAATCACAACAGTTGAACAGTGACACCAGCACGCCCAGCTACATTATTAACGCTGCCAAACTCTCACACAATGGCACATATGTGTGTCAAGTGAAAAGAGGAGACAATAACaacaaatatgaaataaatcatGATTTAACCATAAAAA GACCCCCTCAACCAAATATAATTCTGATTTCTGGATGGAAAAATGTCTTTTCTGATGAAAATGTGGTTCTGAAATGTGAAAGTCCAGACAAATCTACAGGCTGGAAATATGTATGGTTCCAAAATACAGCTGATGCAGGAAAAGAAAATACTCTTTCCATCTCCtccattaaaaaagaaaatgagggACCTTACACCTGTCAAACAGAGCTTCAAGGCAGACCATTGACCAGAGTAAAAAGCACAGAATTTGTATTGACTGTTTATG GACAACCTACTTTACTACTTAAACAAAGACCCGATTTCAATGTGATCTATACTGGAGAACAGGTTACCCTCACCTGTGAAGTTCAGGAACAGTCTTCTGATTGGAAATATTACTGGTACAAGATCCCAAATAAATCACAACAGTTGAACAGTGACACCAGCACGCCCAGCTACATTATTAACGCTGCCAAACTCTCACACAATGGCACATATGTGTGTCAAGTGAAAAGAGGAGACAATAACaacaaatatgaaataaatcatGATTTAACCATAAAAA GACCCCCTCAACCAAATATAATTCTGATTTCTGGATGGAAAAATGTCTTTTCTGGTGAAAATGTGGTTCTGAAATGTGAAAGTCCAGACAAATCTACAGGCTGGAAATATGTATGGTTCCAAAATACAGCTGATGCAGGAAAAGAAAATACTCTTTCCATCTCCtccattaaaaaagaaaatgagggACCTTACACCTGTCAAACAGAGCTTCAAGGCAGACCATTGACCAGAGTAAAAAGCACAGAATTTGTATTGACTGTTTATG CAGGACAACCTACTTTACTACTTAAACAAAGACCCGATTTCAATGTGATCTATACTGGAGAACAGGTTACCCTCACCTGTGAAGTTCAGGAACAGTCTTCTGATTGGAAATATTACTGGTACAAGATCCCAAATAAATCACAACCGTTGAACAGTGACACCAGCACGCCCAGCTACATTATTAACGCTGCCAAACCCTCACACAATGGCACATATGTGTGTCAAGTGAAAAGAGGAGACAATAACaacaaatatgaaataaatcatGATTTAACCATAAAAA GACCCCCTCAACCAAATATAATTCTGATTTCTGGATGGAAAAATGTCTTTTCTGGTGAAAATGTGGTTCTGAAATGTGAAAGTCCAGACAAATCTACAGGCTGGAAATATGTATGGTTCCAAAATACAGCTGATGCAGGAAAAGAAAATACTCTTTCCATCTCCtccattaaaaaagaaaatgagggACCTTACACCTGTCAAACAGAGCTTCAAGGCAGACCATTGACCAGAGTAAAAAGCACAGAATTTGTATTGACTGTTTATG CAGGACAACCTACTTTACTACTTAAACAAAGACCCGATTTCAATGTGATCTATACTGGAGAACAGGTTACCCTCACCTGTGAAGTTCAGGAACAGTCTTCTGATTGGAAATATTACTGGTACAAGATCCCAAATAAATCACAACAGTTGAACAGTGACACCAGCACGCCCAGCTACATTATTAACACTGCCGAACTCTCACACAATGGCACATATGTGTGTCAAGTGAAAAGAGGAGACAATAACaacaaatatgaaataaatcatGATTTAACCATAAAAA gACCCCCTCAACCAAATATAATTCTGATTTCTGGATGGAAAAATGTCTTTTCTGGTGAAAATGtggctctgaaatgtgaaagtCCAGACAAATCTACAGGCTGGGAATATGCATGGTTCCAAAATACAGCTGATGCAGGAAAAGAAAATACTCTTTCCATCTCCtccattaaaaaagaaaatgagggACCTTACACCTGTCAAACAGAGCTTCAAGGCAGACCATTGACCAGAGTTAAAAGCACAGAATTTGTATTGACTGTTTATG CCCGTCCACTAGCTGTGCTTACTCTGCAGACTAGCTGGTCTGATATCATGTCTGTGGACAGTCTGACTCTGAAATGTGAGGTTCAAAATGATACATTTGGATCATGGAACTACTCCTGGTACAAGGAtggtgtgtttgaagagacTGTACCTGTGGACACATACAACGTAAAAGCCACGGAAGAGACCTTCAAGAGTGAATACAAATGCAGGGGCAACCGGACAGAGCGGCCACTTTACTCTTCCTTTAGTGAGGGTTTCAAAGCTAATAACATTG TCTTAAAACGAAAGGTCCTGCTCGCCTTTTCTGGATGTATTGTCTGCAGTATTGTCTTGCTGATCATTGGGTGTATAGTTTTGAGATTCACTCGCAAAAAAG AAATGAAAGAGCCAGTGAAGCAGGACTTGTTTTTTTCAATGACAGAATTAAAGAGAG aaaCTAGCTCACCCTTACATGAATATCTGAAAGAAAACGGACCTCCACTTGATAAGGAAG AACATAATGAGAGTATAGTGCTACTCAATGATGCAGTGACTGCAGTTTCGGATCAGATGAAAG